GCTGTATAGTAATTCTACATCTGGTGgcgaattaaataaaaattgtaagaatatatactattggttattttatgaaatgaAGGAACGAACaaataataatgtatttattaaaaatatattagaaaaatcaaataaCCTAGAAGAGAAGCCATCAGAAAATGATGGCTGTTATAATTCGAAgctatatgaatattttgatgaaacaaaagaattaGTAATGTTAAGtatatttaatgataatatTAATGATATTCTAGCAATTTTATACAGAAATGGTGATTCTAATCTATCTTCTTGTAAAGAATTTATCAAAgaatgtgtatatttatataaaagtatGTATAAGAAACACTGTTCAAAAGGTGAGAACACGGAGGACACCAAAATATCATTCATATGTGACATagtaaaaatgtttaaagaattatattgttcaaatatttacaataagtTACCaaagaataataattttccagATTTATCTGATAATACTACTATAAATAATATGGAGGGATGCCCATCAGAAGAAATTCAGTCAGATAACGCTCCCACAGTACAAAGGAAAGAATCAGATCCTTATATAATTCAAAGCGTACCCCCTGCTCTTGGCTTAATGGCTGGAATACCCCctcttttattattaatatataaagtaaatacaatttttattcaaatttttaaaatattgtaacaaaaatatgtttactATGTTTCTCTatgaaattaatataataatgcttttaaatattgaaatgtatttacacattatttttctatattagtttacccctgCTAGAAGATGGATAAATTGGGGGTTACCCGGAAGTAGAAgaggaataaaaaacaatttgtatggcgatgaaggaaatgaaatattatttgatgGAAATGTACATAATGAATATAATACTTATAATATGGGATACGAAGCAGCATAAGATCTTAGTAAACTGAACCACTGTAATACAACATAAAACAATTGTTATTAcgaaattattatgtaaacaatcacatataaattttgttttagttcatataaaaatatcaataagataaatatatgatcACTCAATAACCTTAAAGAATGAGAACCTAAAATTCTTTAGAATACAAAGGAGTAGACCAActatatatatcaaaaataataaaacattataatatgtatatagaaAGAGAAAGATAAAGAAATCTGTTGTAGTCATTT
This sequence is a window from Plasmodium cynomolgi strain B DNA, scaffold: 0593, whole genome shotgun sequence. Protein-coding genes within it:
- a CDS encoding hypothetical protein (putative) — translated: MKLVYFKKLIYYPFFGDIWKEYITNYYWNDAKYPTYFTSCNSIKGISKDTTSEIEKTTICARFLTYLKALYSNSTSGGELNKNCKNIYYWLFYEMKERTNNNVFIKNILEKSNNLEEKPSENDGCYNSKLYEYFDETKELVMLSIFNDNINDILAILYRNGDSNLSSCKEFIKECVYLYKSMYKKHCSKGENTEDTKISFICDIVKMFKELYCSNIYNKLPKNNNFPDLSDNTTINNMEGCPSEEIQSDNAPTVQRKESDPYIIQSVPPALGLMAGIPPLLLLIYKVNTIFIQIFKIL